The Paenibacillus sp. G2S3 region CTCGTAGCAATAAGAAAGCCCGCGCCCAGCGCGGGCTTTCTTTATTATTACTGACCTAAAGCAATTGCTTTCCCATCGCACAAAAATCAATCCCTGCAACTGTCGTATTTATTTTCAGCAATCCCTTTTCCTCCTATTTACAATTTAGCTACTCGGTGATACTATATAGTGGTACTAAGCAATACAGAGTAGCATTGGAGGATTTAAATGGATAACCTAACAGAAATGCTGAAAGGAGTTTTGGAAGGCTGCGTACTTGAAATCATCAGCCGGAAAGAAACCTATGGGTATGAAATCGTAAAAACGCTAAATGCGCTCGGTTTCGAAGATGTTGTTGAAGGTACGGTATACACCATCTTGATACGGCTAGAAAAAAATAAACTCGTCGATAT contains the following coding sequences:
- a CDS encoding PadR family transcriptional regulator — its product is MDNLTEMLKGVLEGCVLEIISRKETYGYEIVKTLNALGFEDVVEGTVYTILIRLEKNKLVDIEKKPSEIGPPRKFYSLNEEGWRELSIFWEKWGYVSSRLTQLKEDSRV